From the Accumulibacter sp. genome, one window contains:
- a CDS encoding beta strand repeat-containing protein, translating into MNSFNNGSGWSGLGATVRKHQLVIDGDSGDTVRLTDAARWSSALATVSHDGHDYRIYEATAVAAQLLIDATIASNLPRSVIDLSDIAAGEGGFVIHGDCAGDQSGWRVAAAGDVNGDGLGDVIVGAWLGDAAAGSDAGRSHVLFGRSGNGPVDLSAVAAGIGGFVINGHGAGDLSGGSVAAAGDLNGDGLADLLVGASAADPAAGSGAGRSYVVYGRTSGAAVDLSAVAAGSGGFVIGGQCAGDLSGSSVAAAGDVNGDGLADLIVGAPAGDPVAGGGAGRSYVVFGRSGNAAIQLSAIAAGVGGFVINGQCAGDTSGASVAAAGDVNGDGLADLVIGAPHGDPAARTDAGRSFVVFGKTSGTAVQLATIAAGNGGFVINGQCAGDASGASVALAGDVNGDGLADLVVGARFGDPAAGAGAGRSYVVFGRTGGGTVQLSAVAAGSGGFVINGQSLGDASGFDVAAAGDINGDGLADLLVGAPAAASGAGRSYVVFGRSGGAVDLSAIALGSGGFVVSGESLQDRAGSSVAAAGDVNGDGLADLLVGAADSDPAAGLAAGRSYVIFGGTDGAFARSLVDQLGTAGSDTLTGSSASETLVAGAGDDTLTGNGGADVLRGGAGDDTFVVNAGNLAALASGVSDGRLARIDGGSGVDTLALSGSGLTLDLTVIANQGGGTPGSASRLEAIERIDLTGSGNNTLRLNARDLVDLAAINTFNDGDGWTGLGTTVARHQVVVDGDAGDRVHVLGAWAWKAAGTVSHGGRQYAVHEADGAAVQLLVDADLQSNVGAVALSDIAGGNGGFVIHGQAGSDQSGSSVSAAGDVNGDGLADLIVGASYADPAAGESAGRSYVVFGTTGGSAIQLSAVAAGSGGFVINGQCAGDRSGGSVSTAGDVNGDGLADLIVGADRSDPAARSSAGRSYVVFGKADGGAVNLSAIAGGSGGFVINGQCTYDYSGRSVSAAGDVNGDGLADVIVGALGSDAASGVSVGRSYVVFGRSGGSSVDLAAIAGGNGGFVIDGHQPGDLSGSAVAAAGDVNGDGLSDLLVGASYGDSVAGIDAGRSYVVFGKSSGDTVALSAVAAGRGGFVIHGQSDRDRSGYSVAAAGDVNGDGFADVVVGANRSDPAAGLDAGRSYVVFGHTGGGAVDLSAVAAGTGGFVINGQGSGDRSGGSVSAAGDINGDGLADLIVGAAGSDPVAGPNAGRSYVVFGKTGGGAVDLSAIAGGNRGFVIDGQCSGDYSGHSVAAAGDVNGDGLADLIVGAHRASANSGQSYVIFGSTTGAFAQTAVDQFGTAGSDTLLGSAASETLVAGAGNDTLIGNGGADVLYGGADVLYGGAGDDTFVIDVGDLAGLTGGVSRGQLARIDGGSGIDTLAFRVFMGIRLAVDIPDIFNLRAIANQGGSTPGSASRLEDIERIDLSCSDDIILALSVGDVLDLAGMNHFNNASGWSDGSYDLAAGGAQPEARHQLIVTGSSGDEVALVDAARWSNAGTVTLDGGSFTPPGPCYPPYPSCRTYIVYNGTTSAAQILVDSRVRVSLLGTSSAETLAGGTGAEWLYGGDGDDTLLGGSGNDGLYGGDGDDTLLGGSGNDGLDGGSGADSLLGGDGSDSYYVDDAGDSVTETNADPVSGGIDQVFSRLAAYTLTAQVENGEIHASGAADLTGNDLDNLLHAGIGANVLDGAGGSDTVSYSYGASSGVSLSLAIAGAQATGGSGSDTLIAIENLAGSAWDDTLRGDANANRLDGAQGNDFLNGDAGNDTLDGGAGNDRLWGGTGADSLIGGDGSDSYYVDDAGDSVGETNASPATGGTDQVFTYLAAYTLGAHIENGRILATGAANLAGNALDNLLDAGVGNNLLDGAGGNDTLSYLYAVSGSGVSVSLAIAGAQATGGSGSDTLIAIENLAGSAWDDTLRGDANANRLDGAQGNDFLNGDAGNDTLDGGAGNDRLWGGTGADSLIGGDGSDSYYVDDAGDSVGETNANPATGGIDQVFSYLAAHTLTAHIENGRILATGAANLTGNALDNLLDAGTGANLLDGAGGNDTLSYLYAVSGSGVSVSLALAGAQATGGSGSDTLAGIENLTGSTYDDTLTGDANANRLNGAQGNDFLNGGAGNDTLDGGAGSDRLWGGTGADSLVGGDGSDFYYLDDAGDSVSESNANPATGGTDQVLSYLASTILGAHVENGRILATGAANLSGNTLDNLLYAGAGSNVLDGAGGNDTLSYLYGASSGVSLSLAIVGAQATGGSGSDSVAGIEHLVGSTHADTLTGDGFANRLDGGNGNDTLAGGAGNDTLLGGLGNDSLTGGLGADIFRFDTLPNAATNRDTIGDFNVLDDTIQLENAIFTSLLSPGTLAAGSFRAGAGISTATDADDYLIYDSGGGALYYDADGNTGAGPVQIATLAAGLALSNLDFVVT; encoded by the coding sequence ATGAACAGCTTCAACAACGGTAGCGGCTGGAGCGGGCTCGGTGCGACGGTGCGCAAGCACCAACTGGTGATCGATGGCGACAGCGGTGACACGGTGCGGCTGACCGACGCTGCGCGCTGGAGCAGCGCGCTCGCCACGGTCAGCCACGACGGCCACGACTACCGGATCTACGAGGCCACCGCCGTGGCAGCGCAGTTGCTGATCGACGCCACCATCGCCAGCAACCTGCCGCGCTCGGTCATCGACCTCTCGGACATCGCTGCCGGCGAGGGCGGCTTCGTGATCCACGGCGACTGTGCCGGCGATCAGAGCGGCTGGCGTGTCGCCGCGGCTGGCGACGTCAACGGTGACGGACTCGGCGACGTGATCGTCGGCGCCTGGCTGGGAGACGCGGCTGCCGGTAGCGACGCAGGGCGCAGCCATGTCCTATTCGGCCGCAGCGGCAACGGTCCGGTCGACCTGTCGGCGGTTGCCGCCGGGATCGGTGGCTTCGTGATCAACGGTCACGGTGCCGGTGACCTGAGTGGTGGCAGCGTGGCCGCCGCCGGCGACCTCAATGGTGACGGCCTCGCCGACCTGCTGGTCGGCGCCTCGGCGGCCGATCCGGCGGCCGGCAGTGGCGCTGGGCGCAGCTATGTCGTTTACGGGCGGACGAGCGGCGCCGCCGTCGACCTGTCGGCGGTCGCCGCCGGCAGCGGCGGCTTCGTGATCGGCGGCCAGTGTGCCGGTGACCTCAGCGGCAGCAGCGTGGCTGCGGCCGGCGACGTCAATGGCGACGGACTCGCCGACCTGATCGTCGGCGCGCCGGCAGGCGACCCGGTTGCCGGCGGCGGGGCAGGGCGCAGCTACGTCGTTTTCGGGCGCAGCGGCAACGCGGCGATCCAGCTGTCGGCAATCGCTGCCGGTGTGGGTGGCTTCGTCATCAACGGCCAGTGCGCCGGCGATACCAGCGGCGCGAGCGTCGCCGCGGCCGGCGACGTCAACGGTGACGGACTCGCCGACCTGGTCATCGGCGCGCCGCACGGCGACCCCGCCGCGCGCACCGACGCCGGGCGCAGCTTCGTCGTGTTCGGCAAGACCAGCGGCACGGCGGTTCAGCTGGCGACGATCGCTGCCGGCAATGGCGGTTTCGTCATCAACGGCCAGTGTGCCGGTGATGCCAGCGGAGCAAGCGTCGCGCTGGCCGGTGACGTCAATGGCGACGGCTTGGCTGACCTGGTCGTCGGCGCGCGTTTCGGCGATCCGGCGGCCGGCGCCGGCGCCGGGCGCAGCTACGTCGTCTTCGGCAGGACTGGCGGCGGCACGGTCCAGCTCTCGGCCGTCGCGGCCGGCAGTGGCGGCTTCGTGATCAACGGCCAGAGTCTCGGCGACGCCAGCGGCTTCGACGTCGCGGCGGCCGGCGACATCAATGGCGACGGTCTCGCCGACCTGCTCGTCGGCGCACCGGCGGCGGCCAGCGGAGCAGGGCGCAGTTACGTCGTCTTCGGCAGGAGCGGCGGCGCCGTTGACCTGTCCGCGATTGCCTTGGGCAGTGGCGGCTTCGTCGTCAGCGGCGAGTCTCTGCAGGATCGCGCCGGCAGCAGCGTCGCGGCAGCCGGCGACGTCAACGGCGATGGTCTCGCCGACCTGCTCGTCGGCGCAGCGGACAGCGATCCGGCGGCCGGCCTTGCGGCCGGGCGCAGTTACGTGATCTTCGGCGGTACGGACGGCGCCTTCGCGCGCAGCCTCGTCGACCAGCTCGGCACCGCCGGCAGTGACACATTGACCGGATCGTCGGCCAGCGAGACGCTCGTTGCCGGCGCCGGCGACGATACGCTGACCGGCAACGGCGGTGCCGACGTCCTTCGTGGCGGCGCCGGTGACGATACCTTCGTCGTCAACGCCGGCAACCTCGCGGCATTGGCCAGCGGCGTCAGCGATGGCCGGTTGGCGCGCATCGACGGTGGCAGCGGTGTCGACACGCTCGCGCTCTCGGGCAGCGGCCTGACGCTCGACCTGACGGTCATCGCCAATCAGGGTGGTGGCACGCCTGGCAGCGCGTCGCGCCTCGAGGCCATCGAAAGGATCGACCTCACCGGCAGCGGCAACAACACGCTCCGCCTGAACGCCCGGGACCTCGTCGACCTGGCCGCGATCAACACCTTCAATGATGGCGATGGCTGGACGGGACTCGGTACGACGGTCGCCAGGCACCAGGTGGTCGTCGACGGTGACGCCGGCGACCGGGTCCACGTGCTCGGTGCCTGGGCATGGAAGGCAGCCGGCACGGTCAGTCATGGCGGTCGGCAGTACGCCGTCCATGAAGCCGACGGGGCAGCGGTGCAATTGCTCGTCGACGCCGACCTGCAGTCGAACGTGGGCGCGGTTGCGCTGTCCGACATTGCGGGCGGCAATGGCGGCTTCGTGATCCATGGCCAGGCTGGGAGCGACCAAAGTGGCAGCAGTGTCTCGGCGGCTGGCGACGTCAATGGCGATGGGCTGGCCGACCTGATCGTTGGCGCGTCTTACGCCGATCCGGCGGCGGGAGAGTCGGCCGGGCGAAGCTATGTCGTCTTTGGCACGACCGGCGGTAGCGCGATCCAGCTCTCGGCCGTCGCTGCCGGCAGCGGCGGCTTCGTGATCAATGGCCAGTGTGCTGGTGACCGGAGCGGCGGCAGCGTCTCGACCGCCGGCGACGTCAACGGTGATGGGCTTGCCGACCTGATCGTCGGCGCCGACCGGAGCGATCCGGCCGCGCGGAGTTCCGCCGGTCGCAGCTACGTCGTCTTTGGCAAGGCGGACGGGGGTGCCGTCAACCTGTCGGCGATCGCCGGCGGATCGGGTGGCTTCGTGATCAACGGCCAATGCACCTATGACTACAGTGGCCGGAGCGTCTCGGCGGCAGGCGACGTCAACGGCGACGGGCTTGCCGACGTGATCGTCGGGGCACTGGGTAGCGATGCAGCGAGCGGCGTGAGCGTCGGGCGAAGCTACGTCGTGTTTGGCAGGAGCGGCGGCAGCAGCGTCGATCTCGCGGCGATCGCCGGCGGCAACGGCGGCTTCGTCATCGACGGGCACCAGCCTGGGGACCTCAGCGGCAGCGCGGTTGCAGCCGCCGGTGACGTCAATGGTGACGGTCTGTCCGACCTGCTCGTCGGCGCGAGTTACGGCGATTCGGTGGCCGGCATCGACGCCGGGCGCAGCTATGTCGTCTTCGGCAAGAGCAGCGGCGACACCGTCGCCCTTTCGGCGGTCGCTGCCGGCAGGGGCGGCTTCGTGATCCATGGCCAGTCCGATCGTGACCGAAGCGGCTACAGCGTCGCCGCGGCCGGTGACGTCAACGGCGACGGCTTTGCCGATGTGGTCGTCGGCGCGAACCGGAGCGATCCGGCGGCGGGACTCGATGCCGGTCGCAGCTACGTCGTCTTCGGCCACACCGGCGGCGGTGCCGTCGACCTGTCGGCGGTTGCTGCCGGTACGGGCGGCTTCGTGATCAATGGTCAGGGCAGCGGTGACCGCAGTGGCGGCAGCGTTTCAGCGGCCGGCGACATCAACGGCGACGGGCTGGCCGACCTGATCGTCGGCGCGGCCGGGAGCGATCCGGTGGCGGGTCCGAATGCTGGGCGCAGTTACGTCGTCTTCGGCAAGACCGGCGGCGGTGCCGTCGATCTATCGGCGATTGCTGGCGGCAATCGCGGCTTCGTCATCGACGGCCAATGCTCAGGCGACTACAGCGGTCACAGCGTCGCGGCCGCCGGCGACGTCAACGGTGACGGGTTGGCCGACCTGATCGTCGGCGCGCACCGGGCCAGCGCGAATTCTGGGCAGAGTTACGTCATTTTCGGCAGCACCACCGGCGCCTTCGCGCAAACGGCCGTTGACCAGTTCGGCACTGCCGGTTCCGACACACTGTTGGGTTCGGCGGCCAGCGAGACGCTGGTCGCCGGTGCCGGCAACGACACGCTGATCGGCAACGGCGGTGCCGACGTCCTCTACGGCGGTGCCGACGTCCTCTACGGCGGCGCCGGCGACGACACCTTCGTCATCGACGTCGGCGACCTCGCGGGATTGACCGGCGGTGTCAGCCGGGGCCAGTTGGCCAGGATCGATGGGGGCAGCGGGATCGATACGCTTGCCTTTCGGGTGTTCATGGGGATCAGGCTGGCCGTGGACATCCCTGACATCTTCAACCTGAGGGCCATCGCCAACCAGGGTGGCAGCACTCCGGGCAGCGCGTCGCGCCTCGAAGACATCGAGCGCATCGATCTGAGCTGCAGCGACGACATCATCCTCGCACTGTCGGTCGGCGATGTCCTCGACCTCGCCGGCATGAACCACTTCAACAACGCCAGTGGCTGGAGCGACGGCAGCTACGACCTCGCTGCCGGCGGCGCACAGCCCGAAGCACGCCACCAGCTCATCGTCACCGGCAGCTCCGGCGACGAGGTCGCGCTGGTCGACGCCGCTCGCTGGAGCAACGCCGGCACGGTGACTCTCGACGGCGGTTCGTTCACTCCGCCTGGCCCTTGCTATCCCCCCTATCCGTCTTGCCGCACCTACATCGTTTACAACGGCACCACTTCGGCAGCGCAGATCCTGGTCGACAGCCGCGTGCGCGTGTCGCTGCTGGGTACTTCGAGTGCGGAGACGCTGGCAGGCGGCACGGGCGCGGAATGGCTCTATGGTGGCGACGGGGACGACACGCTGCTTGGTGGCAGCGGCAACGATGGCCTCTACGGTGGCGACGGGGACGACACGCTGCTTGGCGGCAGCGGCAACGATGGCCTCGACGGTGGCAGCGGCGCCGACAGCCTGCTCGGCGGTGACGGCTCCGACTCCTACTACGTCGACGACGCCGGTGACAGCGTCACCGAGACCAACGCCGATCCGGTAAGCGGCGGCATCGACCAGGTCTTCAGCCGCCTTGCCGCGTACACGCTCACGGCGCAGGTCGAAAACGGCGAAATCCATGCCAGCGGCGCCGCAGACCTCACCGGCAACGACCTCGACAACCTGCTCCACGCCGGAATCGGCGCGAATGTCCTCGACGGCGCCGGCGGTAGCGACACCGTCAGCTACTCGTACGGCGCCAGCAGCGGCGTCAGCCTCAGCCTCGCCATTGCCGGCGCCCAGGCGACCGGTGGCTCCGGCAGCGACACCCTGATCGCCATCGAGAACCTCGCCGGATCGGCCTGGGACGACACCCTGCGCGGCGACGCCAATGCCAACCGCCTCGACGGCGCGCAGGGCAACGACTTCCTCAATGGCGACGCCGGCAACGACACCCTCGACGGCGGTGCCGGCAACGACCGCCTCTGGGGCGGCACCGGTGCCGATAGCCTGATCGGTGGCGACGGCTCCGACTCCTACTACGTCGACGACGCCGGCGACAGCGTCGGCGAGACCAACGCCAGCCCGGCAACCGGCGGCACCGACCAGGTCTTCACCTACCTGGCCGCCTACACCCTCGGCGCCCACATCGAGAACGGCCGCATCCTCGCCACGGGCGCCGCCAACCTCGCCGGCAATGCCCTTGACAACCTACTCGACGCCGGGGTTGGCAACAACCTCCTCGACGGTGCCGGCGGCAACGACACCCTCAGCTACCTCTACGCCGTCAGCGGCAGCGGCGTCAGCGTCAGCCTCGCCATTGCCGGCGCCCAGGCCACCGGCGGCTCCGGCAGCGACACCCTGATCGCCATCGAGAACCTCGCCGGATCGGCCTGGGACGACACCCTGCGCGGCGACGCCAATGCCAACCGCCTCGACGGCGCGCAGGGCAACGACTTCCTCAATGGCGACGCCGGAAACGACACCCTCGACGGCGGTGCCGGCAACGACCGCCTCTGGGGCGGCACCGGTGCCGACAGCCTGATCGGTGGCGACGGCTCCGACTCCTACTACGTCGACGACGCCGGCGACAGCGTCGGCGAGACCAACGCCAACCCGGCAACCGGTGGCATCGACCAGGTCTTCAGCTATCTCGCCGCCCACACCCTCACCGCCCACATCGAGAACGGCCGCATCCTGGCGACTGGCGCCGCCAACCTCACCGGCAACGCCCTCGACAACCTCCTCGACGCCGGCACCGGCGCCAACCTCCTCGACGGTGCCGGCGGCAACGACACCCTCAGCTACCTCTACGCCGTCAGCGGCAGCGGCGTCAGCGTGAGCCTCGCCCTTGCCGGCGCGCAGGCGACCGGCGGCTCCGGCAGCGACACCCTCGCCGGAATCGAGAACCTCACCGGCTCCACCTACGACGACACCCTCACCGGCGACGCCAACGCCAACCGCCTCAACGGCGCGCAGGGCAACGACTTCCTCAACGGCGGTGCCGGCAACGACACCCTCGACGGCGGCGCCGGCAGCGACCGCCTCTGGGGTGGCACCGGTGCCGACAGTCTGGTCGGCGGCGACGGCTCCGACTTCTACTACCTCGATGACGCCGGCGACAGCGTCAGCGAAAGCAACGCCAACCCGGCAACCGGCGGTACCGACCAAGTCTTGAGCTACCTCGCCAGCACGATCCTCGGCGCCCACGTCGAGAACGGCCGCATCCTTGCCACGGGCGCCGCCAACCTCAGCGGCAACACCCTCGACAACCTCCTCTACGCCGGCGCCGGCAGCAACGTCCTTGACGGTGCCGGCGGCAATGACACCCTCAGCTACCTCTACGGCGCCAGCAGCGGCGTCAGCCTCAGCCTCGCCATTGTCGGCGCACAGGCCACCGGCGGCTCTGGCAGTGACAGCGTCGCCGGCATCGAGCACCTCGTCGGCTCGACCCATGCCGACACCCTGACCGGCGACGGGTTCGCCAACCGGCTCGATGGCGGCAACGGCAACGACACCCTCGCCGGCGGTGCCGGCAACGACACCCTGCTCGGCGGCCTCGGCAACGACAGCCTGACGGGCGGCCTCGGCGCCGACATCTTCCGCTTCGACACCCTGCCCAACGCCGCGACCAACCGCGACACGATTGGCGACTTCAACGTCCTCGACGACACGATCCAACTCGAGAACGCGATCTTCACCTCGCTCCTGAGCCCCGGCACCCTCGCCGCCGGTTCGTTCCGCGCCGGTGCCGGCATCAGCACCGCCACCGACGCCGACGACTACCTTATCTACGACAGCGGCGGCGGCGCGCTGTACTACGACGCCGACGGCAACACAGGCGCCGGTCCCGTGCAGATCGCCACGCTCGCCGCCGGGCTGGCGCTCAGCAATCTCGACTTCGTCGTCACATGA
- a CDS encoding FG-GAP-like repeat-containing protein has protein sequence MGIELSGIAAGIGGFVINGECGGDQSGFSVAGAGDVNGDGLDDLIVGAPLRDPATGSSAGRSYVVFGTTDGGAIDLSAVAAGVGGFVLDGQGSDDWSGRSVAAAGDVNGDGLADLIVGAPYADVSGRNDAGRSYVVFGKSSGSAINLSAIAAGSGGFVINGALADDFSGRAVGGAGDVNGDGLADLVVRGGGTYVVFGKSSGSAVDLAAVAGGGGFVVRGQNAVDGAGWRAAAAGDVNGDGLADLVVGVPYGDSPAGAAAGRSYLIFGKTGSGVVDLSAVAAGAGGFAINGQCAGDWSGWQVAVAGDVNGDGLGDLIVAAPYGAGGVGGDYAGRSYVVFGRCGAAPIDLSAIAGGNGGFVIVGQAAGDFSGRAVAAAGDVNGDGLADLIVGAPDGDAVAGDSAGRSYVVFGRSGGDAVALSRVAGGIGGFVIDGRCAGDRSGASVAAAGDVNGDGLADLIVGAPAADPAGADGGGASYVVFGRTDGAFAATAVDHLGGSGDHTLPGTAAGETLVAGAGNDTLIGNGGADVLYGGAGDDTFVLDGDNIAALRAGAGGTQLARVDGGRGIDTLRVADDGVALDLTGIARPGGGLPAACRGSSRSSASTSALATTC, from the coding sequence ATGGGGATCGAACTTTCGGGCATCGCCGCGGGGATTGGCGGCTTCGTCATCAACGGCGAGTGCGGCGGGGATCAGAGCGGCTTCAGCGTCGCTGGCGCGGGCGACGTCAACGGCGACGGGCTGGACGACCTGATCGTCGGCGCGCCGCTGCGCGATCCGGCGACCGGTTCGTCCGCCGGGCGCAGCTACGTCGTCTTTGGCACGACCGATGGCGGCGCCATCGATCTGTCGGCCGTTGCTGCCGGCGTTGGCGGTTTCGTCCTCGATGGCCAGGGGAGCGACGACTGGAGCGGCCGCAGTGTCGCCGCGGCCGGCGACGTCAACGGCGACGGGCTTGCCGACCTCATCGTCGGCGCGCCGTACGCCGACGTCAGCGGGCGCAACGACGCCGGGCGCAGCTACGTCGTCTTTGGCAAGAGCAGCGGCAGCGCGATCAACCTCTCGGCGATCGCCGCCGGTAGCGGCGGCTTCGTGATCAACGGTGCGCTGGCCGACGATTTCAGCGGTCGCGCGGTGGGCGGTGCCGGCGATGTGAACGGCGACGGGCTGGCCGATCTCGTCGTCCGCGGCGGCGGAACCTACGTCGTGTTCGGCAAGAGCAGCGGCAGCGCGGTCGACCTGGCAGCGGTCGCCGGCGGCGGTGGTTTCGTCGTTCGTGGCCAGAATGCCGTCGACGGTGCGGGTTGGCGTGCCGCTGCGGCGGGCGACGTCAATGGCGACGGGCTCGCCGACCTGGTCGTCGGCGTGCCATACGGCGACTCGCCGGCGGGCGCGGCGGCGGGCCGCAGCTACCTGATCTTCGGCAAGACGGGCAGTGGCGTCGTCGATCTGTCGGCGGTCGCCGCCGGCGCCGGCGGCTTCGCGATCAACGGTCAGTGCGCCGGGGACTGGAGCGGCTGGCAGGTGGCGGTGGCTGGCGACGTCAACGGCGACGGACTCGGCGATCTGATCGTCGCCGCGCCCTACGGCGCTGGCGGGGTGGGCGGCGACTACGCCGGCCGCAGCTACGTCGTCTTCGGCCGGTGCGGCGCTGCGCCCATCGACCTGTCGGCGATCGCTGGCGGCAACGGCGGCTTCGTCATCGTCGGGCAGGCCGCCGGTGATTTCAGCGGCCGCGCCGTTGCCGCCGCCGGTGACGTCAATGGTGACGGCCTCGCCGACCTGATCGTGGGCGCGCCCGACGGCGATGCGGTGGCGGGAGACTCGGCCGGGCGCAGCTACGTCGTCTTCGGCCGGAGCGGCGGCGATGCGGTCGCGCTCTCGCGGGTCGCCGGTGGCATCGGCGGCTTCGTCATCGACGGCCGGTGCGCCGGCGACCGCAGCGGCGCGAGTGTCGCGGCGGCCGGCGACGTGAACGGCGACGGCCTTGCCGACCTGATCGTTGGCGCACCGGCAGCCGACCCGGCCGGGGCCGATGGCGGCGGTGCCAGCTACGTCGTCTTTGGCAGAACGGACGGGGCCTTTGCGGCGACCGCCGTCGATCATCTCGGCGGCAGTGGCGACCATACGCTGCCCGGAACGGCGGCTGGCGAAACGCTCGTCGCCGGTGCCGGCAACGACACGCTGATCGGCAACGGTGGCGCCGACGTCCTGTATGGCGGTGCCGGCGACGATACCTTCGTTCTCGACGGCGACAACATCGCCGCCTTGCGCGCCGGTGCGGGCGGCACGCAGTTGGCGCGCGTCGACGGCGGCCGCGGCATCGACACCCTGCGCGTCGCGGACGACGGCGTCGCGCTCGACCTCACCGGCATCGCCAGGCCGGGCGGGGGGCTCCCGGCAGCCTGTCGCGGCTCGAGTCGATCGAGCGCATCGACCTCAGCGCTGGCGACCACCTGCTGA
- a CDS encoding TIGR03032 family protein, giving the protein MNPDPHDPRLPDPRDAAAAQQPALDISTSRQFAAWLAEQQLSLALTTYQIGKLFLIGRKPEGELSIFERSFNRCMGLCATANGLYLSSLYQVWRFENVFTAGEQQDGYDRLYVPQVGYTTGDLDIHDLAVAGDGRLVFVNTLFGCLATLSETHSFKPLWRPRFSSRLAAEDRCHLNGLAMQDGRPAYVTAVSQSDVVDGWRDHRADGGVVIDVASDEVIAGGLSMPHSPRWYRDRLWLLNSGSGEFGYVDRAAGRFVPVTFCAGYLRGLTFHGDFALVGLSKPRHNRTFSGLPLDDRLQAHGAEARCAVQVIDLRRGDVVHWLRFEGVVDELYDVVTLPGVRRPMALGFKTDEIRRVLSIEG; this is encoded by the coding sequence ATGAACCCCGATCCGCACGACCCCCGCCTGCCCGACCCGCGCGACGCGGCCGCAGCGCAACAACCGGCGCTTGACATCAGCACGTCACGGCAGTTCGCCGCCTGGCTCGCCGAACAGCAGCTCTCGCTCGCGCTCACCACCTACCAGATCGGCAAACTGTTCCTGATCGGCCGCAAGCCCGAAGGCGAACTGTCGATCTTCGAACGCAGCTTCAACCGCTGCATGGGGCTGTGTGCGACCGCCAACGGCCTCTACCTCAGCAGCCTCTACCAGGTCTGGCGCTTCGAGAACGTCTTTACCGCCGGCGAACAGCAGGACGGCTACGACCGCCTCTACGTACCGCAGGTCGGCTACACCACCGGCGACCTCGACATCCACGACCTCGCGGTCGCTGGCGACGGCCGGCTGGTGTTCGTCAACACGCTCTTTGGCTGCCTGGCGACGCTCTCCGAGACGCACAGCTTCAAGCCGCTGTGGCGGCCGCGGTTCAGCAGCCGGCTGGCCGCCGAGGATCGCTGCCACCTGAACGGCCTGGCGATGCAGGACGGGCGTCCGGCCTACGTCACGGCGGTCAGCCAGTCCGACGTCGTCGACGGCTGGCGCGACCATCGTGCCGACGGCGGCGTCGTCATCGATGTCGCCAGCGACGAAGTGATCGCCGGCGGCCTGTCGATGCCGCATTCGCCGCGCTGGTACCGCGACCGGCTGTGGCTTTTGAACTCCGGCAGTGGCGAGTTCGGCTACGTGGACCGCGCCGCCGGCCGCTTCGTGCCGGTGACCTTTTGTGCCGGCTACCTGCGCGGCCTCACGTTCCACGGCGACTTCGCGCTCGTCGGGCTGTCGAAGCCGCGCCACAACCGGACCTTCAGCGGCCTGCCGCTCGACGACCGCCTGCAGGCGCACGGCGCCGAGGCGCGCTGCGCCGTGCAGGTGATCGACCTGCGCCGCGGCGACGTCGTGCACTGGCTGCGCTTCGAGGGCGTCGTCGACGAACTCTACGATGTCGTCACGCTGCCCGGCGTCCGCCGGCCGATGGCGCTGGGGTTCAAGACCGACGAGATCCGGCGGGTGCTGAGTATCGAGGGGTAG